In Flavobacterium sp. N3904, one DNA window encodes the following:
- a CDS encoding MFS transporter, whose protein sequence is MKNKTYNTKAILIATGLSIFMIALVFFGSRKLQNFDAALVTYLFGTVFAFFGIVYRYSVWLQRPPTWIYFKRGITYLVTGKVFSHFWFATKESVENIAFQKFIYPRGKYRWIAHFMIAVGCTSAFMVTIPLTFGWINFAMAPNTISVYEAYFFGFKVMDFRLDSIVAFLTFHALNWSSYLVIFGSLYYLRRRLTNPGLIATQSFEGDLLPLILLIAISVTGLGLTYSYQFMKGFAFDFLAVLHAVTVIMFLIWIPFGKFFHIIQRPAQIGAHIYKKEGMKMGMALCPHTGEEFATQLHIKDLKIVTEQLGFDFNHDDGTSHLDLSPEGKRSRLAQAHLKARLEGGNLFG, encoded by the coding sequence ATGAAAAACAAAACGTATAACACCAAAGCAATACTCATTGCGACCGGGCTTTCAATCTTTATGATTGCCCTTGTGTTTTTCGGTTCCAGAAAACTGCAAAATTTTGATGCGGCATTGGTGACCTATTTATTTGGGACGGTATTTGCTTTCTTCGGAATTGTTTATCGTTATTCGGTTTGGTTGCAAAGACCACCGACATGGATCTATTTTAAACGCGGTATAACGTATTTGGTAACTGGAAAAGTGTTTTCTCATTTTTGGTTTGCCACCAAAGAATCGGTTGAGAATATTGCTTTTCAAAAGTTTATTTATCCTAGAGGAAAATACCGTTGGATAGCGCATTTTATGATTGCGGTGGGTTGTACTTCGGCTTTTATGGTTACGATACCTCTTACTTTTGGTTGGATTAATTTTGCAATGGCTCCCAATACAATTTCGGTATATGAAGCGTACTTTTTTGGATTTAAAGTAATGGATTTTAGATTGGATTCTATTGTTGCGTTTTTGACGTTTCATGCCTTGAACTGGTCTTCGTATCTGGTTATTTTCGGATCACTGTATTATTTAAGACGTCGTTTGACCAATCCTGGATTGATTGCCACTCAGTCTTTTGAGGGCGATTTGTTGCCCCTTATTTTATTGATTGCCATTTCGGTAACAGGTTTAGGTCTTACCTATTCGTATCAATTTATGAAAGGATTTGCGTTTGATTTCTTGGCGGTTTTACACGCTGTAACGGTAATTATGTTTTTGATTTGGATTCCGTTCGGGAAATTCTTTCACATTATACAGAGACCAGCACAAATTGGAGCGCATATTTACAAGAAAGAAGGAATGAAAATGGGAATGGCACTTTGCCCTCATACGGGGGAAGAATTCGCAACCCAATTACATATTAAAGATTTGAAAATTGTAACAGAACAATTAGGTTTTGATTTCAACCACGATGATGGAACATCTCATCTGGATTTGAGTCCTGAGGGAAAAAGATCAAGACTAGCCCAAGCACATTTGAAAGCTAGGTTAGAAGGTGGAAATTTATTTGGATAA